The Apium graveolens cultivar Ventura chromosome 3, ASM990537v1, whole genome shotgun sequence sequence TCCCGAAAACATTACTTGTTTTCCCCCAAAAACATCTGTGTCGGCAGGCTGGCAATATTTTGGTTGATTCTAGTGGTGCAGTCAAGTTAGCTGACTTTGGAGTATCTGCTTGCATGTTTGATACCGGGGATAGGCAACGCTCTAGAAATACTTTTGTTGGAACTCCTTGCTGGTAAGTTCTCCGTTCCAGGTTTTTCATGTTTCTTGGTTTGAGATGTTGAATTCCAGTGACAGTTTTGTCTCAAGAGTATAATTTGTTTAATATTGAGTTCAAGCCTTTAGCTACTTGGCTAATTGTTTAACATTTTTATTTCATAGGATGGCTCCTGAAGTTATGCAGCAATTGCATGGATATGACTTCAAGTGTGTGGGCGACTCATTGATCTTCTTTAAAATCTTTTTTCTTCTGTGCATTCTTATTTACGTTAAGTGGATAACACTACATCCTGGGTGACATGCTTTTGCTAAACAGGGCAGATATCTGGTCATTTGGAATAACAGCGCTCGAACTTGCTCATGGCCATGCACCATTCTCCAAGTACCCACCAATGAAGGTGAAGCTATTTGTAAAAATTATCATACTCATTTTTTGTGGAATATTACTCAGTATACTCTTCCTGTTCTATATGATTTTTTAGGTTCTGCTGATGACTCTACAGAATGCACCACCAGGTCTTGATTATGAAAGAGATAGAAGATTTTCAAAGGTTTGTTTCAGAATAAAATTCCTTGCTGTTTGTGAAAGGTTGAATTGAATCTTTGTTGGTTTTGCAGTCTTTTAAAGAATTGGTTGCTGCTTGCTTAGTGAAGGACCCAAAGAAACGTCCCTCTTCAGAGAAGCTTTTAAAACATCATTTCTTTAAACATGCACGTTCAGTTGATTATTTGTCGCGCACTATTCTAGAAGGCCTTTCTCCATTAGGTGATCGTTTTAGGACAATTAAGGTTGCGTACTTATCCCAGGCTATGAGATATCATGGTTTCATGGCATGGTTAAATTTTAATAGCACAAAGTACTAGAAGTGAGAAGACATCTAATATTTGATGATGATATCCTTACTAGTTCTCTGACTGATATATCAGGCAAAGGAAGCAGAGTTTCTTGTACAAAACAAGGCTTTATATGGGGATAAGGAGCAATTATCACAGGTGAATTACACGACTTTGAAGCTTGTCATAAACATTATATTTTATGTGTGAAGCTGCAGTTTATATTTAATTACTGATTGTGTAGGCTTGTTTTGCTGAAACTTGTACCTGCTCATTTGGCTAATTTGATTTGAGAAAATCTGTTGCATCTATCAAACATTGAATTTGATTTGTTTGTCTTGAAATCTGCACAAGGGTTTGGTGGTGATTGGTGATAGTTTGATTTGATTTAAAATGATAAATATGTGCTCTGATGGAGTCCTGTTTTTTTTTGGAAAGTAATTGATAAATTAAGTCAAAAATGTTAAAATAAGTTCAACTTGTATGAATATCAATTACAATGCAGCGAAAGCATTCCGTCCCTGTACTGGTTTCTCGCATGCTTGTATTTCTCAAGAAGCATCTTATAGCTATGTTCTACATCCTCAAATATTATTACTTCACTACAGAATTTAGAGCTTGCATGTATGAATTCAGATTCTGTCTATATACCTACTAGGTAGGCACAGACTTCAGTCTTTACCAAAGGGCGGTTCCATTTTGGTCCTTTGATCAATTCCCCTTTGTCGTTAAGATGCTGCAGCCATCTAATGTCATGTAAGGGATCTTCATGATTCTGCATAGCAACTTCGACCCTACTTATTGCATCCGTATACCTTGCCTGTCTGTTGACTTTGCTGACATGTAATAAAATGTAACTGCTGAAactaaataaatactaaatagtAAGCAGTGCTTAAGAAGCACTTTTGATGTTCAATTGTTGCCTGTGTACAGCAAGAATACATTCGTGGAATCAGTGCTTGGAATTTTAACTTGGAGGACTTAAAGAACCAGGCTGCCCTGGTATGTTGTTGGTTCAATATACTAATTTGtaaattaaaataattgaaaGCAACCTTCTCAAATTTTACTACATTTTCGGTAGATTCAGGATTATGACATTTCAAACATAGAAGAATCTAGTGTAAGTGGGAAGCTAAGAAATGGGCACGATGAAGATGGTTTTCCTGCAGAGAATCCATCTCCCGGAATAGTTGATCAGGCAGAGGCTGCACCTCATTATCAGGCATCATTAATACCTCTGCATCAATTATCCTATTCTTCTTTCTATCCTGCATGCCTATGCCTATATTTTTTCTCCATACCATATTATGGTTGCATTTTGTTTTTAGAGATAATTTATGGCTCTTATGTTCACAGGGTGATGTGCTTGCCGGTAACAATAATATGGAGGATTCACTTGCTGCATTTCCAATTAAACCTCTACAGGCACTCAAGTACAGACTTACCTTCCATTCCCTTGCCCCGTTCTCCCTCTCTCTTTAGGAATTCAAGTTAGTTGTAACAGTAAATTCCGGTATACAGCCGAAGAAATGCATAGTGCAATATGCCCTAACATTGTAGGTGCTATTAAAAGTCTAGTAGAGTGTAAAGGTATATAGTAATATCCTTTATATTGAATAATCATTAACATTATATTACAGTCATACAACTGACGAAGATCACAAGCTGCTCTTTTGCTCCAGAAGCTTGAAAAAGTAGAAAACAATCCAAAAGGTTAACACGTAGTATTAAACTTCAGATGATAAAACTGATAGGAAAAGATACTGACCAAGTaaaccagaaagtttttaaacatctAAGCTGCTCATCCTACGAAAGCTCATTTACACACTCAGTTGTAATATGAGTATTAAACTGGATACTGTTGACCTCATGGGATgtaattcatatatatatattggtttCATGCAGAGATTGTTTTGATTTATGTGATAATGATGAGGCTACCTCCATCCCTACTTTGAAAGTGTTTCTTCAACCTGATTCGGAGCAACGGCCAGATGAGGGTCAAGAAGCTGGAAGAAGTGATTTTGAGATTCTGGGAGAGGGTATTCCCCAATCACGAAAAATTAGTTCTTTGAGTGGTTCACTTGTACAAGATAATGCTCCTCCTGAAAATGCCAATGATGACGATAGGTGAGCTGATTGATTCACTTTCAAGTGTTGAAAGGTCGTGACATATATCTTGATTTGTTTCTTTTGACAAAACTTACAAATGCTTATCAATCTCAAATTAGGTTAATAGTCCAAAACGGAGCTTCCTTCTCAAATCATATATGAGACTTTTATTAACGTTGACTGTACATGACAGAGTGCTTTAAGTGTACAGTTCTTCGTTATTGACTATCTTTGAGTTCCAGATATATTTTCATAATGTACTTAATAAAAAACTTGGGCAGTTCTACTTATTCTGTAATTGCTAGACTAAGAAAAGACCCCTTAACAGTACCAAGAGTAGGTGTATTGCCTAACCAGGTGTGATACCCGCTAAATTAGGGCTGTAATTCGGGCCGAGCGAGCCGAGATTAATCGAGTCGAGTCGGTTCGTTTAACTAATCGAGCTCAAACCTCTGCACCATCAGTCTATCAAACTGTGGATTGTTTGCTAGGTCTATCAGGATGTAATCCCTCTTTATATGATACATTAAATTTTATATTGGTTATTTGATGCAGGGCAAGGGAATGATGCAGAACAAGGAATTAGTAAATTGATttgtatatattatattttattatttaggaataaaataaattatagttGATTAGTTATTTAAGTTATAGTAAGTAACTACATAATTAGGTCGTTCTGGATTAGAGTAATAGAATGATATAAGGATTTGTTTCCTTTAGTTAATAGATTTAGTTTTCTTAGGAAATTACTTGGCTCCCAAGTAATTAATTATCTATATAAACTCTTGTAATTTATTATTATTGAATATAATATGAATTGAATATGCGGATTTGTGTGTTTCTTGCTGATTCTCTGCGGAGATAGGCCCATATCCCCCTGATTACCCTTTCCCTGACCCTTGTCCTGCATCATTATTCAAATTCTCACTATTTCTCGGCCGCAGTCCAAAGTCCAAAAGTTTATTTTAATAGGTAATATCCTTATATATGTAATGTTGTTCAGCACATACATATGCGATTTGACTGATTCTTGAATTATTGGATTGAGTCTTGTTATAAGGGTTGCGATCTATCATATATTCTCCTTTATGCGGTTGAAAACTCTTGTTAGTTTATTGTTTATTGTTTATTGTTCTAGGGTTAGTTCACCTTAAGTCATTTCTTTACTGTCTTTGTTTCATTATTACTTTTAACTTAAATCTTGTCCTACATCAGGAGATAACTCTATTccataattaattaactaaacaATTTGTCCTTACAATACATGTGAATTAAATTAAAAGAAAGTCTTTTTGTAGGCTTGGAGCATTATCTTTTCCTTGAACTGTCTTTGCCTTCACTTGAGTGTGGTTCCATGGTTATGAGGGATGATCTAGCTATCAAAGTATTAACTTCTTATATTTTCCGTAAATTGAAGGGATCATCTACAACCAAGATACCAACCTGAGCGGAACTTTAGTGGCCCACTACAATGTCGTTTGAAGAAAGATACATTTGACTCTGCTTCTGGTAATATTCATGTGATTCCTTTATTCTGTTTGTACTGTTGATTCCTTGTGTATACAGAAAGTAGTCTGTTCAAGTCTTAAGCATCTTATTTGCTATTAAAGTGGAGGATGCACCAGAAGGAACTGTTATCCAACGAAGGGGACGTTTTAAAGTCACTTCAGCAGATCTCAGTCCTAAAGATATTTCCACCGTAAGCTTTCCTGGATATGTTTATAACAAACTCTCTGCTTCATATTTTATATATACCAGCACTGCAACTTGGGTTTCATGACTGCAGTTTGCCGACACTTATTATATTTTTTACTGTTCTTGGGTGGGTTTTTTTTCTTTTTGGGGAGGGGTTAGGTGTTAAATATCTGGACCTCTTTAATTAATCACGATGACTAGACTATCTGTTCTAAATCATGAATGTCATACATTTTTAACGTTTTGTTGGGGAGGGGTTATATATTTGCACCATTATAATTAATTACAATAGATAATTATTAGGCTATCTGTTGTTTTAAATCACGAGTATCATACATTTTAATATGTTTTCGTATATTGTTATTCTTTCCTGAGAGGAACTTAGTCTGCGTATAGTTTGTTCCATTTAGCTTGTAATGTGGATGAGGCAGGTTCCTAAATTTGTACACCTGTTTAATCTAGATTTCTTAGCTCCACTATTCATTTCTGTCGTAACTTAGGCAAAGTCTGAAAGTAAAATTTTGAACTTTTGAATTTTTCTTATATTTAACTTCATTCGCAACGTATGACAGTTAAAAGCTTAACCTATGAAATTCTTCTTCATTATGTTTGTTTATATTCCTATATATAGAGTATATATTGCTTGTGTAGTGATTTCGCTATCTC is a genomic window containing:
- the LOC141712070 gene encoding serine/threonine-protein kinase BLUS1-like isoform X2, which encodes MSESERRFPINAQDYILYEEVGDGVSATVYRALCVPFDEIVAIKVLDLEKCNNDLDGIRREVQTMTLINHPNLLRAHCSFTSGHNLWVVMPYMAAGSCLHIMKSAFPEGLEEPVIATLLREVLKALVYLHDHGHIHRDVKAGNILVDSSGAVKLADFGVSACMFDTGDRQRSRNTFVGTPCWMAPEVMQQLHGYDFKADIWSFGITALELAHGHAPFSKYPPMKVLLMTLQNAPPGLDYERDRRFSKSFKELVAACLVKDPKKRPSSEKLLKHHFFKHARSVDYLSRTILEGLSPLGDRFRTIKAKEAEFLVQNKALYGDKEQLSQQEYIRGISAWNFNLEDLKNQAALDYDISNIEESSVSGKLRNGHDEDGFPAENPSPGIVDQAEAAPHYQGDVLAGNNNMEDSLAAFPIKPLQALKDCFDLCDNDEATSIPTLKVFLQPDSEQRPDEGQEAGRSDFEILGEGIPQSRKISSLSGSLVQDNAPPENANDDDRDHLQPRYQPERNFSGPLQCRLKKDTFDSASVEDAPEGTVIQRRGRFKVTSADLSPKDISTAPSNGPYNWGFGCSVTPSSPSIVAASFLPSLQCILQQNSMQKDEISKLIKCVEQLSVGTAESGEGGSNDPSQIPTAASRERELQSQLIQLQQSVGCLVEELQRQKMKNVQLEKKLNTLARKEENIQE
- the LOC141712070 gene encoding uncharacterized protein LOC141712070 isoform X1 — protein: MSESERRFPINAQDYILYEEVGDGVSATVYRALCVPFDEIVAIKVLDLEKCNNDLDGIRREVQTMTLINHPNLLRAHCSFTSGHNLWVVMPYMAAGSCLHIMKSAFPEGLEEPVIATLLREVLKALVYLHDHGHIHRDVKAGNILVDSSGAVKLADFGVSACMFDTGDRQRSRNTFVGTPCWMAPEVMQQLHGYDFKADIWSFGITALELAHGHAPFSKYPPMKVLLMTLQNAPPGLDYERDRRFSKSFKELVAACLVKDPKKRPSSEKLLKHHFFKHARSVDYLSRTILEGLSPLGDRFRTIKAKEAEFLVQNKALYGDKEQLSQQEYIRGISAWNFNLEDLKNQAALIQDYDISNIEESSVSGKLRNGHDEDGFPAENPSPGIVDQAEAAPHYQGDVLAGNNNMEDSLAAFPIKPLQALKDCFDLCDNDEATSIPTLKVFLQPDSEQRPDEGQEAGRSDFEILGEGIPQSRKISSLSGSLVQDNAPPENANDDDRDHLQPRYQPERNFSGPLQCRLKKDTFDSASVEDAPEGTVIQRRGRFKVTSADLSPKDISTAPSNGPYNWGFGCSVTPSSPSIVAASFLPSLQCILQQNSMQKDEISKLIKCVEQLSVGTAESGEGGSNDPSQIPTAASRERELQSQLIQLQQSVGCLVEELQRQKMKNVQLEKKLNTLARKEENIQE